The following proteins come from a genomic window of Pseudochaenichthys georgianus chromosome 17, fPseGeo1.2, whole genome shotgun sequence:
- the agxtb gene encoding alanine--glyoxylate and serine--pyruvate aminotransferase b, producing MQRALFSRSALLAQQAAAALDGPLAATSAPLMLRLDRSMSSVSIPPPACLLRPLEAPLRYLFGPGPSNVPPRILAAQGRPIIGHMHPEMYEIMNDIKRGIQYIFQTENNMTIAMSGSGHAAMECAVFNTVEPGESVLVGVNGIWGERVAEIAERMGANVHRMVKAPGGYFSNKEIEQAVEKHKPVLFFLTHGESSAGLCHPVDGIGDICRKHNCLFLVDTVASLGAAPISMDKQNIDILYTGSQKALNAPPGTAPISFNDRACHKMFNRKTKPVSYLFDMTCLSNYWGCDGQPARLYHHTGPVSGFFALRESLAIVAEKGLEESWKKHKEVAAYLYRGLEDLGLKLFIPDMDLRLPSVTTIVIPEGYNWRELLAYIMKHHQMEMTGGLGPSMGMVMRIGLMGYNCEKTNADMALHALADALKNCKKSKA from the exons ATGCAGCGGGCTTTGTTCAGCCGGAGCGCGCTGCTCGCCCAGCAGGCAGCAGCGGCCCTCGATGGTCCGTTGGCCGCCACGAGCGCGCCTCTGATGCTCAGACTGGACCGCTCCATGTCCTCCGTTTCCATCCCGCCGCCGGCATGCCTGCTCCGGCCGCTGGAGGCTCCACTGCGTTACCTGTTCGGACCTGGACCCTCAAACGTTCCTCCACGTATTTTAGCCGCACAAGGCAGGCCGATTATCGGTCACATGCATCCAGAAATGTATGAG ATCATGAATGACATCAAGCGAGGGATCCAGTACATCTTTCAGACAGAGAACAACATGACTATAGCTATGAGCGGCTCTGGGCACGCGGCCATGGAGTGTGCAGTGTTCAACACGGTGGAGCCGGGGGAGAGCGTGCTCGTTGGCGTCAACGGTATCTGGGGAGAGCGTGTCGCAGAAATTGCCGAAAGAATGG GTGCCAATGTACATAGAATGGTAAAAGCACCTGGAGGATATTTCAGCAATAAGGAAATTGAACAG GCTGTAGAAAAACACAAGCCTGTCCTGTTTTTCCTCACACATGGAGAGTCCTCCGCTGGCCTCTGTCACCCAGTAGACGGCATTGGAGACATTTGCAGAAA ACATAACTGCCTCTTCCTGGTTGACACAGTCGCATCTCTTGGTGCAGCACCAATTTCTATGGACAAGCAAA ATATTGACATCCTGTACACTGGTTCTCAGAAGGCTCTGAACGCGCCTCCTGGCACAGCACCCATCTCCTTTAATGACAGAGCATG CCACAAGATGTTTAACAGGAAAACAAAACCAGTATCCTACCTCTTTGACATGACATGTCTGTCCAACTACTGGGGTTGTGATGGCCAACCAGCCAGACT ATACCACCACACTGGTCCAGTATCTGGATTCTTTGCCCTGAGAGAGAGTCTGGCCATTGTTGCTGAGAAG GGGCTGGAGGAGTCCTGGAAGAAGCACAAGGAGGTGGCAGCCTACCTTTACAGGGGACTGGAGGACCTGGGCCTCAAGCTCTTCATCCCTGATATG GACCTGAGGCTTCCCTCTGTCACCACCATCGTCATCCCTGAAGGCTACAactggagagagctgctggcatACATCATGAAACACCACCAGATGGAGATGACTGGGGGCCTGGGTCCTTCAATGGGCATG GTGATGAGGATTGGATTGATGGGATACAACTGTGAGAAGACTAATGCTGATATGGCACTGCATGCCCTGGCAGACGCTCTGAAGAACTGCAAAAAGAGCAAGGCTTAA